Proteins encoded by one window of Streptomyces sp. NBC_01477:
- a CDS encoding lectin, which translates to MKRWRIPLATCLFLLGLAAPGTAAHAAAPAVVTDPASLVNPLLGTSNGGNTFPGADTPFGMVSWSPDTSSRPPGGNYAYSDNVVTGFSLNHISGPGCGAMGDIPVLPTTGGIDGGATQTFSHSNETASAGAYSVTLGNGVKTELTATARSGMARFTFPATTQANLLFKLSADKATNLHFTKVSSTEVSGSVDAGLFCASAPAYTAYFDMVFDQPMTGSGSFNGGDSVTFNTTGNQVVQAKVGLSYVSIAGATANRAAENGGWDFNGTRTAAHNAWNTVLNRVAVSGGTSDQQKVFYTSLYHSLLHPNLLSDSDGRYWGFDHQVHTVSGSQKAQYGTYSGWDIYRTQAQLEALVAPQQASDSAQSLVNDYAQAGFFPKWSLNSAETQVMNGDPGPAIIADYYAFGARTFDTAAAKADMIKEGTTSNPIRMGLDLQTKYGYLPSDGTYPHDFYGSAATLLEYSAQDFATSAFAGALGDTTTQSQFANRAQDWKNEFNTSSGFIQPKQANGSWKSGFNPTSSDQFVEGTSWQYTGAVPHNIRGLADAMGGNAKMAGYLDSVLSDFHGSGGTHADLGNEPSIELPWEYDYVGQPWKTQKIVRQVQDQLWPNNPANWGVGNDDLGTMSAWYVFSAMGFYPETPGTSDLALGSPLFTSVDVTLGSGGHLLVNAPAAADNAPYIQSATLNGATWNNAYLPATFATGGGTLNLTLGTSANTNWATAATSAPPSYNGNGGAKPPGPPVGRTGPVTSDNAGKCLDDNTSATTNGTRIQIWTCNNSAAQQVTVASDGTLQVLGKCVEVTGNGGTANNTLIELWDCNGGNNQKWTYNSGTKALVNPQSGRCLDIPNSSTNDGTQLQIFDCNGTNAQRWNLPS; encoded by the coding sequence ATGAAACGATGGCGCATTCCCCTCGCGACCTGTCTGTTCCTGCTCGGACTGGCCGCGCCCGGCACCGCCGCGCACGCCGCCGCCCCGGCCGTGGTCACCGATCCCGCGTCCCTGGTGAATCCGCTGCTGGGGACGTCCAACGGCGGCAACACCTTCCCCGGCGCCGACACCCCGTTCGGCATGGTGTCGTGGAGCCCCGACACGTCCTCCCGCCCGCCCGGCGGTAACTACGCTTACTCCGACAACGTTGTCACCGGCTTCAGCCTCAACCACATCTCCGGACCGGGCTGCGGAGCGATGGGTGACATCCCCGTCCTGCCGACCACCGGCGGGATCGACGGCGGGGCCACCCAGACGTTCAGCCACAGCAACGAGACGGCGAGCGCGGGCGCGTACTCGGTGACCCTGGGCAATGGCGTGAAGACCGAGCTGACCGCGACGGCCCGCTCGGGCATGGCCCGGTTCACGTTCCCGGCGACCACCCAGGCGAACCTGCTGTTCAAGCTGAGCGCGGACAAGGCGACGAATCTGCACTTCACCAAGGTGAGCAGCACCGAGGTGAGCGGGTCGGTGGACGCCGGGCTGTTCTGCGCGTCGGCGCCCGCCTACACCGCCTATTTCGACATGGTCTTCGACCAGCCGATGACCGGCAGCGGCAGTTTCAACGGCGGTGACTCGGTCACGTTCAACACCACCGGCAACCAGGTGGTGCAGGCCAAGGTCGGCCTGTCGTACGTCTCGATCGCCGGGGCGACGGCCAACCGGGCCGCCGAGAACGGCGGTTGGGACTTCAACGGCACCCGCACCGCCGCCCACAACGCGTGGAACACCGTGCTGAACCGGGTCGCGGTCAGCGGCGGCACCTCCGACCAGCAGAAGGTCTTCTACACCTCGCTCTACCACTCGCTGCTGCACCCGAACCTGCTCAGCGACAGCGACGGCCGCTACTGGGGCTTCGACCACCAGGTCCACACCGTCTCCGGCAGCCAGAAAGCGCAATACGGCACCTATTCCGGGTGGGACATCTACCGCACCCAGGCGCAGCTGGAGGCGCTGGTCGCCCCGCAGCAGGCCTCCGACAGTGCGCAGTCGCTGGTCAACGACTACGCGCAGGCCGGGTTCTTCCCGAAGTGGTCGCTCAACTCCGCCGAGACCCAGGTGATGAACGGCGACCCCGGCCCGGCGATCATCGCGGACTACTACGCCTTCGGCGCCCGCACCTTCGACACCGCCGCCGCCAAGGCCGACATGATCAAGGAAGGCACCACGAGCAACCCGATCCGGATGGGCCTGGACCTGCAGACCAAGTACGGCTACCTGCCCTCCGACGGCACCTACCCGCACGACTTCTACGGCTCGGCCGCCACCCTCCTGGAATACAGCGCCCAGGACTTCGCGACCTCCGCCTTCGCCGGGGCGCTCGGCGACACCACCACACAGAGCCAGTTCGCCAACCGCGCGCAGGACTGGAAGAACGAGTTCAACACCTCCAGCGGCTTCATCCAGCCCAAACAGGCGAACGGTTCCTGGAAGTCGGGCTTCAACCCCACCAGCAGCGACCAGTTCGTCGAGGGCACCTCCTGGCAGTACACCGGTGCGGTGCCGCACAACATCCGCGGCCTGGCCGACGCCATGGGCGGCAACGCCAAGATGGCCGGCTACCTCGACAGCGTGCTGTCCGACTTCCACGGTTCCGGAGGCACGCACGCCGATCTCGGCAACGAGCCGTCCATCGAACTGCCCTGGGAGTACGACTACGTCGGCCAGCCGTGGAAGACCCAGAAGATCGTCCGCCAGGTCCAGGACCAGCTCTGGCCGAACAACCCCGCCAACTGGGGCGTCGGCAACGACGACCTGGGCACCATGAGCGCCTGGTACGTCTTCTCCGCCATGGGCTTCTACCCCGAGACCCCCGGCACCTCCGACCTCGCCCTGGGCAGCCCGCTGTTCACATCCGTCGACGTCACCCTCGGCAGCGGCGGCCACCTCCTGGTCAACGCCCCGGCCGCCGCCGACAACGCCCCCTACATCCAGAGCGCCACCCTCAACGGCGCCACCTGGAACAACGCCTACCTGCCCGCGACCTTCGCCACCGGCGGCGGCACCCTCAACCTCACCCTCGGCACCAGCGCCAACACCAACTGGGCCACCGCCGCCACCTCCGCCCCGCCGTCCTACAACGGCAACGGCGGCGCCAAGCCCCCGGGCCCGCCGGTCGGCCGTACCGGCCCGGTCACCTCAGACAACGCCGGCAAGTGCCTGGACGACAACACCAGCGCGACCACCAACGGCACCAGGATCCAGATCTGGACCTGCAACAACTCCGCCGCCCAGCAGGTCACCGTCGCCTCCGACGGCACACTCCAGGTCCTCGGCAAGTGCGTCGAGGTCACCGGCAACGGCGGCACCGCCAACAACACGCTCATCGAACTGTGGGACTGCAACGGCGGCAACAACCAGAAATGGACCTACAACTCCGGCACCAAGGCACTGGTCAACCCGCAGTCCGGCCGCTGCCTCGACATCCCCAACTCCAGCACCAACGACGGCACCCAGCTGCAGATCTTCGACTGCAACGGCACCAACGCACAGCGCTGGAACCTGCCTTCCTGA